Genomic segment of Pseudomonas sp. DY-1:
ACCATGTTGGTTTGCACCGGCTCGATGCTGTAACCCAGATCACGCAGGCCCGCCCCCAAGCGCTCAGCATTGGCGTGATCTTCCGCCAGACGTTCCACCTGCTGATCCAGTGCATAAATACCGGCCGCTGCCAGCAGACCGGCCTGGCGCATGCCACCACCAACCATCTTGCGCAGGCGTCGAGCCTTGGCGATCAGCGCCGCGCCACCACAGAGCACCGAACCCACCGGTGCCCCGAGGCCCTTGGACAGGCAAACGGATACCGAGTCGAAGTGCTGGGTAATCTCGCGGGCGTCCACTCCCAGCTTCACCGCAGCGTTGTACAACCGGGCGCCGTCCAGATGCAGGCCCAGACCACGACGACGAGTCAACTCGCGGGCAGCGGCCAGGTAATCAAGTGGCAGCACCTTGCCTTGCATGGTGTTTTCCAGCGCCAGCAGGCGGGTGCGTGCGAAGTGGAAATCGTCCTGCTTGATGGCAGCTTCGACCCTGGAGAGGTCCAGGCTGCCGTCAGCCTCGCCGTCGATGGGCTGGGGCTGGATAGAACCCAATACGGCGGCGCCACCGCCTTCGTACTTATAGGTATGCGCCTGCTGGCCGACGATGTACTCGTCGCCGCGCTCGCAATGGGCCATCAGGCCCAGCAAGTTGCTCATGGTTCCCGTCGGCACGAAGAGCGCTGCTTCGAAGCCCAGGCGTTCGGCCAGCGTAGCTTCCAGGCGGTTGACAGTCGGGTCTTCGCCATAGACGTCGTCGCCCAGTTCGGCACGCTGCATGGCCTCGCGCATCCCGGGCGTGGGTTG
This window contains:
- the ltaE gene encoding low-specificity L-threonine aldolase, giving the protein MSLIDLRSDTVTQPTPGMREAMQRAELGDDVYGEDPTVNRLEATLAERLGFEAALFVPTGTMSNLLGLMAHCERGDEYIVGQQAHTYKYEGGGAAVLGSIQPQPIDGEADGSLDLSRVEAAIKQDDFHFARTRLLALENTMQGKVLPLDYLAAARELTRRRGLGLHLDGARLYNAAVKLGVDAREITQHFDSVSVCLSKGLGAPVGSVLCGGAALIAKARRLRKMVGGGMRQAGLLAAAGIYALDQQVERLAEDHANAERLGAGLRDLGYSIEPVQTNMVYVQIGDQARALGDFLAARGIRVSPAARLRLVTHLDVQAADVPRVIEAFATFRQG